One genomic window of Elaeis guineensis isolate ETL-2024a chromosome 2, EG11, whole genome shotgun sequence includes the following:
- the LOC140855325 gene encoding disease resistance protein RGA2-like has translation MGKIMMVGELFLSYVVNKLADKVLLLLEADDVLDEFEFKELHYKLRHKRKVSDFASSAAKFLKYFIMSDNELENLKNLVGNFDKIYTNINYIEEQLMNYNSKQRSMTRETSSVIQDIVFGRDRERDMILDVLLPSADEPESSMTCGAGTSCIGGVGKTTLAQLIYNDERVEKHFELRKWVYVSDNFDIKRISKELVVYDSVYAQFWDYISLDGLLGRLRDATRNKRFLFVLDDV, from the exons ATGGGGAAGATCATGATGGTTGGAGAATTGTTTTTATCCTACGTCGTAAATAAACTGGCTGACAAGGTTTTGCTGCTTTTGGAGGCTGACGATGTGCTGGATGAGTTTGAATTCAAAGAGCTTCATTATAAGCTGCGCCACAAGAGAAAGGTGAGTGACTTTGCATCCTCTGCTGCTAAGTTTCTCAAGTATTTTATAATGTCCGATAATGAGCTGGAAAACTTGAAGAATCTTGTCGGAAATTTTGACAAGATTTATACCAATATCAATTACATAGAGGAACAATTAATGAACTACAACTCAAAGCAGAGAAGTATGACGAGAGAGACCAGCTCGGTTATCCAGGATATTGTGTTtgggagagacagagagagagacatGATATTGGATGTCTTGTTGCCTTCAGCGGATGAACCGGAATCTAGCATGACATGTGGGGCTGGGACTAgtt GCATTGGGGGTGTTGGCAAGACTACTCTGGCTCAACTGATTTATAATGATGAAAGAGTAGAAAAGCATTTTGAGCTGAGGAAGTGGGTGTATGTGTCTGACAATTTTGATATCAAGCGGATTTCTAAAGAGCTGGTGGTATATGACTCGGTATATGCCCAATTTTGGGACTATATTAGTTTGGATGGCCTTCTAGGGAGACTTAGAGATGCTACGAGGAACAAGAGGTTTTTGTTTGTCCTTGATGATGTGTAG
- the LOC140855326 gene encoding uncharacterized protein, translating to MQSGSLSLPMSRSDHSVQTSVIWQLFGMTDPKQNFSQPAPLHSIFVHCINHLPSLLSLLSNQHIASLQVFCTRKLHPEPETKLKETLSNHVTTACGTNLDSWQALNANGTRGGLLTCWNSNQTTGILFYRGTYSLSTVHGPLLPTPSNKDWLITNVYGPNDCNLRPKFFSELTSIRQLWHGPWIIIGDFNATRFTEERKGLGGDAPVSDELNLFIDNNRLFEIKQKHLQFTWSNHRSTPSLAKLDRCLVSADWLESNPLAMLMPLSKTTSDHFPLLLEFNRRPPDFDEVVRAYWLTAPTATNASANLLQLILRKEKILWRQRSRINWLKHGDKNTKYFHAYASNRRRKNMICNNAASLEQPFTEEEIRQAVFNLLKGKAPGPDGFPAEFFQRFWDLLKPDLLRLSDAFDNHKADISRHNFTLVSLIPKTQNCRRVRDYCPISLMNGMLKIITKMLSSRLSKVISTLITDAQSAFIKNRHIIDSYLSVAEIIAASTRSKTGGLALKLDFEKAFDTVSWKFILAILKARGFGEHWCKWIEHILSSNKHT from the exons ATGCAATCAGGCAGCCTCAGTTTGCCCATGAGCAGGTCAGATCATAGTGTTCAGACATCCGTGATTTGGCAACTTTTTGGAATGACAGACCCCAAGCAGAACTTCTCACAGCCTGCGCCTCTTCACTCCATCTTCGTCCACTGTATTAACCACCTACCAAGCTTGCTTTCGTTGTTGTCCAACCAGCACATTGCCTCCCTGCAGGTCTTTTGTACCAGGAAGCTACATCCAGAACCAG AAACCAAACTCAAGGAGACCCTCTCCAACCATGTCACCACAGCCTGTGGTACCAACCTGGATTCCTGGCAGGCCCTCAATGCCAATGGCACAAGAGGAGGTCTTCTCACTTGCTGGAACTCGAACCAAACTACTGGAATCCTCTTCTACAGGGGCACATACTCTCTCAGCACCGTCCATGGTCCTCTTCTTCCTACTCCTAGCAACAAAGACTGGCTGATCACCAACGTCTATGGGCCAAATGACTGTAACCTGCGACCCAAATTCTTCTCCGAGCTTACCTCGATTCGACAACTTTGGCACGGCCCCTGGATCATCATTGGGGACTTTAATGCCACTCGATTCACTGAAGAACGGAAGGGTCTAGGTGGTGACGCCCCGGTATCGGATGAACTCAACCTGTTCATCGATAATAACCGACTCTTTGAGATTAAGCAAAAACATCTTCAATTTACCTGGTCCAATCATCGCAGTACTCCTTCCCTGGCAAAATTGGACCGTTGCCTTGTCTCTGCGGACTGGTTGGAGTCCAACCCACTGGCAATGCTTATGCCACTCTCAAAAACTACCTCAGACCACTTCCCATTACTCTTAGAGTTCAATCGACGCCCGCCAG ACTTCGACGAAGTGGTCAGGGCATACTGGTTAACGGCGCCAACTGCTACAAATGCATCAGCAAATTTG CTGCAGCTGATTCTAAGAAAGGAAAAAATCCTATGGCGTCAGAGATCGAGAATCAATTGGCTTAAACATGGTGACAAGAACACCAAATACTTCCATGCTTATGCCTCTAATAGGAGACGGAAAAACATGATCTGCA ATAATGCAGCATCACTTGAGCAACCTTTCACTGAAGAGGAGATTAGGCAAGCGGTTTTCAATCTCCTTAAAGGCAAGGCACCAGGTCCAGATGGCTTCCCAGCAGAATTCTTCCAAAGATTCTGGGATTTACTCAAACCTGATCTCCTTAGACTTTCCGACGCCTTCGACAACCATAAAGCAGACATCTCAAGACATAATTTCACTCTTGTTTCATTGATACCAAAAACGCAAAACTGCAGAAGGGTTCGGGATTATTGCCCGATCAGTCTGATGAATGGCATGCTGAAGATCATCACCAAGATGCTAAGTTCCAGACTGTCTAAAGTCATCAGCACCCTGATCACTGATGCCCAATCCGCTTTCATCAAAAATAGGCATATAATTGATTCCTACCTGAGCGTAGCAGAGATTATAGCTGCCAGCACCAGGTCAAAGACCGGAGGTTTAGCActtaaattagattttgaaaaggCCTTTGACACTGTCAGCTGGAAATTTATCCTCGCCATCTTGAAGGCAAGAGGATTCGGGGAGCACTGGTGCAAATGGATAGAACACATTCTATCCTCCAATAagcatacgtga